The segment CCATCATAGCGCCGCCGCCGGCCAGGTTGGTCACGCCATAATGCAGCGCCACGCCACCGCCGGAGCTGGGCAATTCGCGCCCCCCAGCTCCAGGCGCGCGGCAACCGGGCTGCCCTTGGGCAAGATGTCGTCGCCCTTCTTGGTCAATTCGAAATAGACCGACTGAAGCATTATCAGCGCGAATAGCAACTCCAGCAACCAGGGCGCCATCAGGCCCGCCATGAAAGACACCTGAGCCTCGAGGGAACGTTTGTTTAGTCTTCATGGACCACCGTACGGCGCATTCTTCGTCGCTCTTGCCTGGGACCGTCGGGTTCAGGGAGGACCAGGATGCAACCGGGGGACACTCACAAGTGGTCAAGAACACTTGGCCAAACCGTCAGGGTTGGCGGCAATCATTTACTCCATCGGTCCTGCGCGTGGTATGCAGGCGCAACTTCAGCGTAGACCTTGACTCGAGCGATCTGTGCGCATTCCACGTCGGCACGCTGCACTTCCAAAGGCTCGCGCGTGAGGTCAGCGAGCGATGGCGTCGTGAAAGCTGTCCCGGCGACACACACCGGTAGTGCCGAACGAAGTTCTCCAGGCATTTTCAAAACCTCTCGCCGGAACCATTTTGGCGGGTGGCTTACAACGGCGCCGGTTCTTTTTGAAACGGCTACAGATGACGCAACGGTCTACCGACGCAGCCTTCAACTCAATAACGTGGGTAAGTCCGGCTGCGCGTTCCTATTCCTGGAGCGCCACCACCACGGAGAGGTCACTACGATCACTGTAATCACAGCGGGGATTAAGACTGGACCGATAGGCAAATGGCCCAGCCGCGACGCCACCGCGGCCAGCATCGAGCCTGAGACCCAGCCCAAAATTGCGGAACCGATGGCCAGCATTACCGGATAGCGCTTCATCAGGTTGGCGATCACCAGGCTGGCGGGGATGATCACCGCGCTGCTGAGCAGCACTCCAACGACCAGCAGCACCGGATGACCGCGTCCGACCGCCGCGATGGCCAGGATATTGTCAAAACACATGACGAAATAAGCGCCGGTTACCGTCATGATCGAGCGATACAAACCCTGATCGGGGAAAGCATGAGGAGTGGGTTGCGGGAGGTCTCCATCTTTACGCGTTAGACGGATCGCGATAACGCAGAGCAGGAATCCGCCGGCTAACGAAACCGCCGGCAGTTTCAGCAACCGCGCCACCGTCAACGTCGCAGCAATCTGCAGCAGTATGGCCGCGCCGATTCCCGCCGCCGACGCGATCCGCCCTTGTGTCGTGGGCAGGTTGTGTATCGCCATTCCGACGGCGATGGCGTTATCGCCGCTCAGCAGTATGTTGACGCCTACGATCTCGAACAGGCGGGCGGCATCTGCGGCAGCCGAATTCACCCGTACGTCGTCCTTGTTGGGCAACTGGTGAAGTCCGCAGCAACGAGCCTCGTACAAACCAAACCAGCCACGATCACTTCCGGTTAATGTACGTTTTGTCTGAGGCTAAAATCATGTTTTAGTATTCTTCAACCGGCCCGTCGCTGATTTCCGCTTTGGGCAGTGATGAGTCTTCTCTGTCGTCCACAAAAACTCAACGACAGTCATGCAGCACGGGCCGAGAGGCAGCACTCGTGGTGAAGTCCGTTCAAATGCTCTTGCCCGTGGGCGCTAGGTGACGCGCCAGCGTGCCGCCGCCGTTGCCGATAATGATGATGTCATAGTTTCCATTGCTCATGAGATTTCATCCCTTACGGCTATGTCGTTCGAAATTGACTCGGAGTGCGCGTCAAAAGGAGCTTGCAGGTCCTTTCGAAACTGTTAAGGAATCATTGACGAAAAATCATTACAGTCAATGCGAGGTCGCCGAGAATTGAAATTAGCCCCGCCACGATGACCGCCGGCGAGCGCGGGCGGCCTTAATACTCCTCGCCCAGCATCCGAATATTCTGCCGATACTGCAGCGTGGCCAGTACCAGCGAGATCAGGCCGATGCTCACTAGCAAAAGTCCAAATTGGCGTGCGCCGATGAGATAGTTGCGTTGCTCCCCGCCCTCTCTCACGATCTGAAAGAATTTGAAAACGCTGAAGCCAAAAAGTAATGAGCGAAGTCGCGGTTCTGACTCAGGCAGGCATAGTCCGCTCATAGCAACCCACGTGCTAGTCAGCAGCAGTAGCCAGAACCAGTAGCATCACCTTTGCTAGGCATAATTGCCCGCCAAGTTCTCGCGTTATCCGTGACATCTAGCGAGCCCTGGTCGACGGCATCCAGCGCAAACCGCCTCAGCTTCGACGTTTGCCCGTACTAAAAGTCGAGGGTCGGCCCGAATTTGTGGCAGTTTTTGACGATTCGAAAAACAGTCTCCACAACTCCCCCTCGCCCATGCGCTCGTTGATCTCGAGAAACGCGAAGTAGAGCGCAAATACGATACTTATTCCCAGCGCCCAGGACAGGGCCCGATATCGAGTCGCGTGCTCGAATGCGTATCGGAAGGCCGCGTCAAAGCTGTGAACCTTAGGTAGCGCTTCCAGCACTCGTTCGACACTAAGGAGGAGCAGACTGGCGACCCCGTAGAAAAGCACCTTGACGGCGACCGCGATAATCCGGCGATCATGCTCGAGGCTGCGTGCGAGCGGCGTCTCGTCAAGTACGAGCGCTGCTTTGGCAGCCAACAGGGCGCCAATTACCGCGCGGGAAACTACCGTCATCTCAACCGAGAATTGCGCGAGCGCCAGCTTGATGAGCGTAATTAGGAGCAAGAATCCCACCAGAAAAAAGAGGAAGACGGGCAAGAGGGCGACGAACTCTTTGCGTAACCATCTGCCTGCTCCGGCGAATCCACGTGACAAGGTGGCTGCCATATAAACCTTCAACCCCCGCCTAGATCCGCTGGATGAGTAGCAACCAAAAGTTTAAGCATGTCTGTCGCCGCTGCGTTCTTGTCGAACGCGGCGGTGCAGCCTATTCGGTACCGCGTCAATTCCCGGAGTGTGACGCGATCGCTTTTGCGACCTGTTCTTTGACCGACTCCATGTTGAAGGAGACGCCCTTTTGCATCGGCGGAAACTCGATGAAGGTCTGCGCCGCCCGCATGACGACCTCTTGCACAAAGACGAAGCGCCAGAACTCGTACTTGAACCAATCGTAGAAGGCCAGCGATCCGCTAGCACCGCAGCGTTCGAACGGGTCCAGCCGCAGGTTGACCAGGATTGGCCAATCGACTTTTTGCGTGGCGCCAAGCCAGCCGCCGGGCTGGTCGATGAAGCGGTACTCGTAATCGTTGAAGCGGATTGCGCCCAAGGTGCCTTCGGCAAAATAGAAGATCTC is part of the Candidatus Binataceae bacterium genome and harbors:
- a CDS encoding YjbE family putative metal transport protein (Members of this highly hydrophobic protein family,regularly are found preceded by the yybP-ykoY manganese riboswitch (see RF00080). A metal cation transport function is proposed.), giving the protein MPNKDDVRVNSAAADAARLFEIVGVNILLSGDNAIAVGMAIHNLPTTQGRIASAAGIGAAILLQIAATLTVARLLKLPAVSLAGGFLLCVIAIRLTRKDGDLPQPTPHAFPDQGLYRSIMTVTGAYFVMCFDNILAIAAVGRGHPVLLVVGVLLSSAVIIPASLVIANLMKRYPVMLAIGSAILGWVSGSMLAAVASRLGHLPIGPVLIPAVITVIVVTSPWWWRSRNRNAQPDLPTLLS